Genomic window (Acidobacteriota bacterium):
GCCACCTGTGCCCGCAGATGCCAACCGATCGGGCACATTGTCTTGCAACTGTGGCGGAGACCTTCCACCACCTCCCAGACCTCAAACGTCGCCCAGGTCTGTGCGACACAAACGCTCTGTTCCGCGCGAATCAATCAACACGCTGATTTCGCAATGGCATTCGCCTACGGAATTTTTGCTGCAAACCTCTGGGCAGCGCTGGTTGAAGGAAGTTCCCCGGTTGGGCGTGCCGCGCCTGGAAATCAAATCGCTGGATTTCGAGCAGAAAAACGAGATGGAGGAATTATGAAATTGAAAGCATTATTGGTCATCGGGTTGATGGTGTTGGCTGCGACGATTGCGCGAGCGCAGGGGCCTGATTTGGCTGAAAACCTGTTTGCGCCGGAATTGATCATGCAGTATCAACAGGCAATTGGACTCACGGAAGAGCAGAAAAATTATTTCAAAACCGAAGCCCGCAAAACCCAAACGCAGTTGACGGAATTGCAGTGGAAACTGGAAGATGCCGTCGAAAAGTTTGCCACCCTGCTCAAAGCGGATCGAATTGATGAACAGGCCACCACGGCGCAGTTGGAAAGCGTGTTGAACCTGGAACGCGAAGTGAAACGAACGCAATTGGCGTTTTTGATCCGCCTGAAAAATATACTTTCCCCAGAACAGCAGGCGCGATTGCGCGAACTCCGAAGCAAAGCGTCGGCCAAATAACCATTTCACAGCAAGTCACAACCTGGGAGAAATTTATGAACCGCTCCAGAAGCGCAAAGGGGTATGTATGTTTGGTGGGAGTATTTGCCGTCATCGGGGCGTTGATGATTTTCCCGAAATTCACATCAGGGCAATCATCCGTCCCTGTTCCCGCGCGAAGCCAATGGTCGCCGGATGTGCGGTTGACTTCCGACAAGGCAGACTCACTGCTCAGTTTCAATTTCGCCCGAAGCATCGCGGCGGACGATGCCGGTCGAGTCCACGTTGTTTGGTATGACAAACGTGATGGCAATTCGCAGATTTACTACAAACGTTCAACAGACGGTGGAGAAACCTGGGAGCCGGACGTGCGGCTTTCGCAGGATTCGGATTGGCGCGAACATCCCGCCATTGCCGTTTCAGGTAATGACGTGTACGTCGTTTGGCACGATTCGCGGAACGAGGGGCTGGATATTTACTTCAAATTTTCCTCGGACGGCGGTTCGACCTGGAGCGGCGAAATTCCACTGACTTCCGATGGCACTTCTGTGTTCGCTGCGATTGCAGCACAAGGCGAAAATGTTCAAGTTATCTGGAGCAGTTATCAAAACGGTCCGCAATCGGAAATTTACACAAGTCATTCGACCGATGCCGGATTGAGTTGGACTGCCGCCACTCGCCTTTCTGACATTCCCTACGATTCGTGGACGCCGACAATCGCCCTTTCCGGCCAGCAAGTTTACGCTTCCTGGGTAGACACCAAAGACGACAATGAAGAGGAATATTTCCGGCGCTCAATGGACGGCGGCGCGACTTGGGGACCGATTCAGCGGCTGACCAACAACAGGGCAAGCTCATGGGCGCCTTCAATTATTGCTTCCGGGAACATGGTCCACCTGGTTTGGTTTGATCAACAGGACAGCCCGGTTCTGCCACTCGATGCCGAAAATAAGTTGGACGCCGTGATGCGATTGCTGAATTTGCCCGTTGAGCCTGAGCCTGTCGGTATCATCGTCACCAATCCTGAGCTTGCGGCACAGCGCCGCGTGACGGAAAAATATCAGATCATTCAGTCGTCGGTGTTAAGTTGGATCGCCAAGGGCGGCGATGTGCTCAAGTTGCAAACCATTCTGCAAGGGTTTGAGGCTCTTGGCCAACAAGGAGCCAGCTATCTGGAAAAAGATCGCAAGCTGAACGAAGCGGTTGTGTTGATGGGATTGAGCTACACGCCCGGTCCGACTGATGACATCCCCAAGATTCATTATCTGGAAGCGTTGAACATTCGTGTGCAGGACAAATTGAAACAGATTCAAACGGCTGCGCCAGCCTGGGTGCAGGGTGGCGGAAATTTGCAGCAACTGGAAGTGATGTTGCGCGAATTCCAGCAGGCATTTACCGTGGCAAGCACCGAGTGGGAAGTGTATTACCGCCGCTCCATGGACGGAGGTCAGACGTGGGACCCAATTCGACGATTGACGAATGCCACGACGCCTTCGCTGCGACCAAACATCGCTATGGCAGGGAATGAGTTGCATCTGGTCTGGTACGATTACAGGGACGGCAATGCCGAGATTTATTACAAGCATTCATCCGATGCGGGAATGATCTGGTCACAGGATGAACGATTGACTACCGCACCGGGCGATTCGTTTCAGCCATGCATTGCTGTGAGCGGCGCTTTCATCCACCTTACCTGGTTCGATAACCGAGACGGCAATACGGAAATTTATTACAAACGTGGGCGACTGGCATCTGCCATGCGGAGTTTGCCGGGCAGATAGCGTTTGAGTCTGCATCTTCAGCCACCTGCCAGACGAAACAAATTCGAGGATTTTTTCCTGGATTCACGCAAAATCCCCCTAAAACTTGCCCACCTCAGCCCATTGCCTAAGCCAATGAAGCATTTCCAACTGGCATAGTGATTGCCACCTTCAGACCTAGTCATCAACATTTCAACATAAGGGGGGAAATTATCATGACTACGCTGATGAAAATTTTGATTGCTTATGATGGATCGGAATGCGCTGATATTGCCTTGGACGACTTGTTGCGTGCTGGATTGCCTTCAAAAGCCGAGGCGAAGGTCGTATCTGTGGCTGAACAGGTAGTGCCTTTTCCTGCTACATTTGGCATGGTGGAAACTGATTTTGTCGAAAGCTTGTTGCCTGAGTTCGCCAACCTCAAAGAACAAACGGAGTTTGCAAGTTCCAAACTAAAAGTGGCTTTTCCGGAGTGGAAGGTTATGACCGTCGTCGGCGTTGGTTCGCCATCCAGTTTTATCATCAATCAGGCGGATGAGTGGAAACCTGATCTGGTTGTTGTTGGCTCCCACGGACGTTCGGCGATTGGCAGGCTGTTTCTGGGCAGTGTGTCGTTAAAGCTTGTGCATGACTCACCTTGCTCCGTACGCATCGCACGTCGTCACGCCGAAACCGAATCAGACCGCGTAAAACTCTTGCTTGCCATTGATGGCTCCAGAGATTCGGAAGAAGCCGCGCGTGAGGTCGTCGTTCGTCAATGGCCGATTGGCAGCGAAGTCCGATTGGTGAATGCCACCTGGGGATATTCGCCAGCCCTGTCTTCTTCTTCGTTACAACCCATTGCCCAGTGGATGGCGAAAGAAAAAGCCAGAATCGGAGCAATGATGGGAAGGGTCGAAGAAGAGTTGCGCGCGGCCGGATTCACGGTGACTTCGGTTGTCAAAGAAGGCGATGCGAAAACTGTGCTGCTGGATGAAGCGGAGGCTTGGAAAGCCGATTGCATTTTCATTGGTTCCAAAGGAACAAGCCCAATTGAACGGCTGATGGTTGGCAGCGTCTCTTCCGCAGTGGCAACCCATGCACCTTGTTCCGTGGAAATTGTCCGTAGACCAAGGTAGTCAAATCCGTCATCAGTTTTCAGATAACGCCGATCATCAAGCTGTCATTGATATTCAGCCAGCGCAGAACGAATTTCATCCGGCAGTTTGACGGAGCGACCTTCGACGTAATTAGCCCAAGCATTGATACTTGTGGCTACGGCGCAAATCTCATCAGTGCCGTGAAAAAAGATGCCGTAGGTAATTTTGAAGCTGCGCTCGCCTGTACGTTCAACGCGCAATCCGACATCGAGTTTGGCCGGGTACACGACTTGACGTTTGAAATCGCAGGAAGCGTGAACAAGTGTCGGCCCTTCGGCCAAGCCAGCTTGTTTGCCTTTGAAGCCGATTTTGCGCAGCAATTCGACGCGAGCCGATTCGCAGTAAGTGAAATAAACCGTGTTGTTGACGTGGCCTTGCGCATCCATATCTCCCCAACGGACTTCGATGGTTTTCCAGTAACGAAACTGTTCGCGCGTGATTGGTTGAGTGTGTGTCACCGAAGTCCCATCTCCTGCTCATGCGTTTCGCGCAATTTGAATTTTTGGATTTTGCCGGATGCCGTCATCGGGAACTCTGTGACGAAACGCCAGTAACGCGGAATCTTGAAACGGGCGAGTTGGCCTTGGCAAAAAGCCTTCAACTCGTCTTCAGTTGCTGCTTCACCGGGCTTCAATTTCACCGCCGCCCCGACTTCTTCGCCAAAGAATTCACTTTTGATTGCGTACACATACGCGTCGGAAACCGCAGAGTGCAGGCGCAGGTAATCTTCAATTTCTTTCGGTGATATGTTTTCGCCGCCGCGAATGATGATGTCTTTAATGCGACCGGTAATGCGGATGTACCCGTCGGCGTCCATTGTCGCCTGGTCGCCGCTGTGCAGCCAGCAATCTTCGTCTATGGCTTCATTCGTGGCTTTGGGATTTTTGTAGTATCCGTGCATTACATTGTACCCGCGGACACAGAGTTCTCCAGGCTGATTCACGCCCAACGTTACTCCGGTTGCAGGATCAATGATTTTTACTTCCATTTCGGGCAAGACAGTTCCGACGGTTTGGGTGCGGCGTCCCAGTGTGTCGTCTCGTCGCGTTTGCGTAATGCCGGGGGAAGCTTCCGTCAAGCCATAAATGATTGTGATCTCGCGCAGGTTCATTTCGGCGATGGCTCGTTTCATTAACGCTTCAGGACAAAGCGCGCCCGCCATAACGCCGGTGCGCAAACTGGAAAGGTTGAACCGAGAAAACTCAGGGTCTTCCATTTCGGCCAGAAACATCGTCGGCACGCCGTAAAGTGAAGTGCAACCTTCGCGTTCGACGGTTTCCAGAACTTTGCGCGCGTCGAAAAATTCAATCGGGCAGAGACAGGCTCCGTGCGTGTAAGCTCCCAGCACGCCGATGACACACCCGAAGCAATGAAACAGGGGGACACACAAGCACAACCGGTCTGCTGGTGTGTATCCCAACCCTTGTCCCAGCCAATAGCCGTTGTTGAGAATGTTGCGACTGGAAAGTTTTACGCCCTTGGGAAATCCAGTTGTTCCAGAGGTGTACTGCATGTTGATCACATCGTCCAGCCCAACGGCCGCCGCGCGCGCGTCAAGCTCTGATTCACTCACCTCATCTGCTTTTTCGCGTAGTGCCTGGTAAGGCATCAAACCTTCAGGGCATGTTTCGGCACCTCGACCAATGAAAATCGCACGCTTTAACTCTGGCAGCGCGTCGCCGCCGATTGCGCCAATTTCTTTCAGCGCTCCAATGTAATCTACGTCCTTGAACCCGCTGATAGTAATGACCGTAGCCGTCTCGCTTTGGCGAAGGAGGTATTCTATTTCGTGGGCGCGAAGGCTCGTGTTGACCGTCACCAGAATCGCCCCGATCCTGGCTAAGGCGAATTGCAGCACAACCCATTCCGGCACATTCGTCGCCCACAACGCGACACGTTCGCCGCGTTCGACGCCACAAGCCATCAACCCGCGAGCGATCAATCGCGCTTCCGCGTCCAATTGGGCGAAGTTCAACCGCAAATTGCGATCTGTGTAAACCAGTGCTTCGTTGGCAGGGATGGATTGAGCCAATCGCGTCAGCAAGGCGCCGACTGTGACATCACGGTAAGGTGGAACTGGGCCAGCCATTGAACTGAGTCTCCGCAAGTCTGTGAATGATAAAAAGGACAAAGCCAGTAAAACTAACTTTGTCCCTTGGAATTGAATCGGTCTTGGCGTTATCGAATTTCAGACATCGCCGCGATGTAACAGCCGCGCGCTGTTGCTGTCAGTGGGTCACTGGCCATGCGCACGTCGGAAATCTGGACCGGGAAGCCCCCGTTTTTGACTGCGGCCTCGAATTTTTGCAGGAAGCCGCGCGGACGTGCCGTACCACCGGAAAGGACGATTGGCATCGGACGGTCGAGCTTCGGCAATTGTTTCGAGTTTTCAAACTCATCTTTCAACTTGCTCACCAGAGTATTGATGACTTCCTCGTAGTAAATATGCAATGCGCTGGTGATTTTGTCTTTCGGCTGGCGCGACAGGTCAAGCGACTCTTCTTTGGCCAAACGAACGCGGGTGACCGTTTCATCAACAACTGCGGCCACACTGCTGTCAATGTAATCGCCTGCGATTGGAATACTGAAGGTCAACATCGGGACAGACAGGAATGCGACGCACACATTGCACATTCCGCCGCCGCAACTGATGCCAATGCCGGTGAAGTTTTCGTTTTGCAATTCGGCAAAAACTACTGCCAGCCCTTCGTTGACGGGCTTGGCTTCGTAACCGAGCGATTGCAGAAAATTTTTCAAAATGGCTTCGTGGTAGACCAAATTCGTGTCCGCGCCTTCGCCTTTACCGGGGACGCTAAAACAAAGAAGCTCATTCTTTTTGGCTCGCGGCACAACGGATTCGATGATTGCCTGAATGATTTGCTGTCCCATTGGCTCCTGCGGGTTCAATACGCCGTGTTGCATGGGACGACGAGGAACGGCATTGAAAAAGCTGGCAAAACGTTCCGAATCGGCCCCAAAAACATACAATTCTTTGCCGTTGCGGTGATAAACCATCTTGTTTTGCTGCAGGATAGCTTCGGTCATTTTGGAGTAGGGAACCCCGACAAACGCGTTCAATTGGGTCTGTGCTTTATGACCACTGGCTCCTCCAGCCATCACAATGCGACTCGTTCCAACATCCAATCCTAACGCAGAAACATCGCCTTCAGCAGTCTCACTCGTATTTGTTTTATTCTCTTCAGCCATTATCCTTTTCCTCCGAAACTTATGATTGAATCAATTGCAGGAAACCGTACGACGAAAAATTTCCTGGAAGCAGTCGCCACAAATCAACACGAAGCAGCCGGGGAGGTTAAAGTTCAAGTCCAGGGGGTTCGAGTCGTTGGTGGCAATTTGAAAGCGGGAGCGAAGCGGTATTTTATAATTTCCGTTTCGCCGTGTAGGTTTTCAATTATGGTTGCTGGCTTCGGCTGACTCCGCCGAACCAGACGACTGAGATGCAGCAACAGTTTTTTCGTTTGCATCCATTCGTAATTTGCGAGTTTTTTCCAGTTGGGAAAGATAACGATCACGCAGCTTTCTTCGCAAGACGTCAATGTTGGCGCGCGTTTTTTCTGCGCGTTTGTTGAAATCGTCTTCTGCCGCAATCGCACCCGGCCAAAGGGTTCGATTCAACTTTTCCAGAATTTCATCATCGTAGGTGAAGCCGTAATCTGACATATTCGGCGGCAGCACTTTATATTTGTCTGATAAGCCCATTGCCTCGAAAGGGAAGTTGCTAACCCAATCGTGGTGAAATGCGATAAGCATTTTGTCCGGGTTGACCGAAACCAGGCCGTGCGTAGTGCAGTTCGCGTCGTCAATGTTGTATTTGCTTCTCAGCACGATGGTCAGCGCGCGTCCGGCGGTAATCTGGGCTTCGGTCAGATTTTCCAAAAGCGTGCCGTTGCTGTTGAACTTGGATTCAAAACAGACGCCCAGAAAACTTTCGTTCAAACCAACATAATCATATTTGCTGTCCGCCCAGATCGAATTCCCGGCGTGATTCGCTGCGTGGTCGTCGCGGACAACGCGATAAATCTCGCCAAATCGATCAATCAAATAGTTATAAGCTTTGATGTCGCGAATGTAGCCCAGCGCGCCTTTCGAGTTTTTCAAAATCGAATCATTGTTATTGCTGGAAAATTGCGCCATATCGCCTTCGTTTGTGTGGTAGACGATGCCGATTGGATTATGCCGCAGTTCACCCGTATCAGCATCAGAACCGCGCGGAATCAGGTAGTAAGCGCGCGGGTGATTGTCAACTTCATGAGTTGTGACAATACGACAACCGTTACTGTAGCGCTCAAATTCGTTCGTACGCTCAACCAGCCAGACATTTTCCGCTTGGAAATTGGGCAGGTATTTGACAGTAGTCGCGGCAAAATCGTTAGGCGTTTGTCCGGCTTGCGTGACGATAATCGGAGCTTTCCCGCTCTTGTATTTATTGGATAGATAGGAGTTTACGCTGCGCGCTGACCAACTCACCACTGAATAGAGGCCAAAAAGTATCAGTCCGGCAGTAATAACTCCTACTGCATAAAAGGCGTGACGGGTTTGTTGTATAAACGAATATGCCCGGGCCGAAAATGGAATCTGAAGCTGTCGGATGGCTTGTTGATTTTGGGGGGAAAGTCCGGGCATTACTGCATTCAATTCTTCCAGCACGGCGCTGTAAAACCCTGCTTCAACCATCCAAAAGTAAAACGGAGTTTTTTCGAGAAATCGGAATCTGTGAAGTGATGCCTTCAGTTGTTCTTGTCGTTGATTCTGTTTTGACAGGGTATTGTTGAGGAACCGAAGCCGCGCCGCTGGACTATCAAAAAGCACCGCATACCGTTCGACAATTTTTGAGTAAAGCTGGGTCGCATCCACAATTCTGCGATTAGATGCGGCTTGCCCCTCACCGTTTTGCCGATGTTGTTGTGTGGATCGCTGGTTGTGAAGACCGATGATCTCTGTTTTCAATGCACTACTCTTCTGCTGCAAGGATGACGGTGAGCCTCACTCGCCTAACCGGTTTTTTGATCAGGGGTTATTTCCCAATGGTCGTGATAATGAAATCTTGCAAAATTCCCTTTGCCTTCAATTGGCTTGCATAACTGCTTGCTTCCTCACGGGATTTGAACCCGCCGATTTGAACTCGATGCCAGGTTCCTTTGCCTGGAATATCAACCTTGACGCTTCTGGCTTCTACGCCTTTTGATCGAAACCAGGAAACCCGTTCATTGGCTTGCGCCGGATCGTTGAAGGAGGCGATTTGAATAGTCAAATTACCTTGCGATGGAGTGGTCGGAAGAGCTTCTGTTTGTGGTGCAGGCTTAGGGGAAGATGAATGTCCTGATTTGCCGGCCATTGGGACAATGTCTACGACTTTTGAATTCTCTTTTTGATTGGCAGCAGCAGGATTGGATTGCGCCTGATCCTGAGGTTTCGTTTCCGCAGGCGGAGCTGGTCCATTAGGTTTAGAAGCAAGCGGGCTTGTTTCAGGACTAGGCACTGTGGCAGGCGGAT
Coding sequences:
- a CDS encoding periplasmic heavy metal sensor, with translation MKLKALLVIGLMVLAATIARAQGPDLAENLFAPELIMQYQQAIGLTEEQKNYFKTEARKTQTQLTELQWKLEDAVEKFATLLKADRIDEQATTAQLESVLNLEREVKRTQLAFLIRLKNILSPEQQARLRELRSKASAK
- a CDS encoding exo-alpha-sialidase, with the translated sequence MNRSRSAKGYVCLVGVFAVIGALMIFPKFTSGQSSVPVPARSQWSPDVRLTSDKADSLLSFNFARSIAADDAGRVHVVWYDKRDGNSQIYYKRSTDGGETWEPDVRLSQDSDWREHPAIAVSGNDVYVVWHDSRNEGLDIYFKFSSDGGSTWSGEIPLTSDGTSVFAAIAAQGENVQVIWSSYQNGPQSEIYTSHSTDAGLSWTAATRLSDIPYDSWTPTIALSGQQVYASWVDTKDDNEEEYFRRSMDGGATWGPIQRLTNNRASSWAPSIIASGNMVHLVWFDQQDSPVLPLDAENKLDAVMRLLNLPVEPEPVGIIVTNPELAAQRRVTEKYQIIQSSVLSWIAKGGDVLKLQTILQGFEALGQQGASYLEKDRKLNEAVVLMGLSYTPGPTDDIPKIHYLEALNIRVQDKLKQIQTAAPAWVQGGGNLQQLEVMLREFQQAFTVASTEWEVYYRRSMDGGQTWDPIRRLTNATTPSLRPNIAMAGNELHLVWYDYRDGNAEIYYKHSSDAGMIWSQDERLTTAPGDSFQPCIAVSGAFIHLTWFDNRDGNTEIYYKRGRLASAMRSLPGR
- a CDS encoding universal stress protein, whose translation is MTTLMKILIAYDGSECADIALDDLLRAGLPSKAEAKVVSVAEQVVPFPATFGMVETDFVESLLPEFANLKEQTEFASSKLKVAFPEWKVMTVVGVGSPSSFIINQADEWKPDLVVVGSHGRSAIGRLFLGSVSLKLVHDSPCSVRIARRHAETESDRVKLLLAIDGSRDSEEAAREVVVRQWPIGSEVRLVNATWGYSPALSSSSLQPIAQWMAKEKARIGAMMGRVEEELRAAGFTVTSVVKEGDAKTVLLDEAEAWKADCIFIGSKGTSPIERLMVGSVSSAVATHAPCSVEIVRRPR
- a CDS encoding acyl-CoA thioesterase, whose protein sequence is MTHTQPITREQFRYWKTIEVRWGDMDAQGHVNNTVYFTYCESARVELLRKIGFKGKQAGLAEGPTLVHASCDFKRQVVYPAKLDVGLRVERTGERSFKITYGIFFHGTDEICAVATSINAWANYVEGRSVKLPDEIRSALAEYQ
- a CDS encoding AMP-binding protein, producing MAGPVPPYRDVTVGALLTRLAQSIPANEALVYTDRNLRLNFAQLDAEARLIARGLMACGVERGERVALWATNVPEWVVLQFALARIGAILVTVNTSLRAHEIEYLLRQSETATVITISGFKDVDYIGALKEIGAIGGDALPELKRAIFIGRGAETCPEGLMPYQALREKADEVSESELDARAAAVGLDDVINMQYTSGTTGFPKGVKLSSRNILNNGYWLGQGLGYTPADRLCLCVPLFHCFGCVIGVLGAYTHGACLCPIEFFDARKVLETVEREGCTSLYGVPTMFLAEMEDPEFSRFNLSSLRTGVMAGALCPEALMKRAIAEMNLREITIIYGLTEASPGITQTRRDDTLGRRTQTVGTVLPEMEVKIIDPATGVTLGVNQPGELCVRGYNVMHGYYKNPKATNEAIDEDCWLHSGDQATMDADGYIRITGRIKDIIIRGGENISPKEIEDYLRLHSAVSDAYVYAIKSEFFGEEVGAAVKLKPGEAATEDELKAFCQGQLARFKIPRYWRFVTEFPMTASGKIQKFKLRETHEQEMGLR
- a CDS encoding N-acetylmuramoyl-L-alanine amidase codes for the protein MKTEIIGLHNQRSTQQHRQNGEGQAASNRRIVDATQLYSKIVERYAVLFDSPAARLRFLNNTLSKQNQRQEQLKASLHRFRFLEKTPFYFWMVEAGFYSAVLEELNAVMPGLSPQNQQAIRQLQIPFSARAYSFIQQTRHAFYAVGVITAGLILFGLYSVVSWSARSVNSYLSNKYKSGKAPIIVTQAGQTPNDFAATTVKYLPNFQAENVWLVERTNEFERYSNGCRIVTTHEVDNHPRAYYLIPRGSDADTGELRHNPIGIVYHTNEGDMAQFSSNNNDSILKNSKGALGYIRDIKAYNYLIDRFGEIYRVVRDDHAANHAGNSIWADSKYDYVGLNESFLGVCFESKFNSNGTLLENLTEAQITAGRALTIVLRSKYNIDDANCTTHGLVSVNPDKMLIAFHHDWVSNFPFEAMGLSDKYKVLPPNMSDYGFTYDDEILEKLNRTLWPGAIAAEDDFNKRAEKTRANIDVLRRKLRDRYLSQLEKTRKLRMDANEKTVAASQSSGSAESAEASNHN
- a CDS encoding SPOR domain-containing protein yields the protein MAGKSGHSSSPKPAPQTEALPTTPSQGNLTIQIASFNDPAQANERVSWFRSKGVEARSVKVDIPGKGTWHRVQIGGFKSREEASSYASQLKAKGILQDFIITTIGK
- a CDS encoding (4Fe-4S)-binding protein, producing the protein MNVLICRPLGQCLRLLNSLFDWQQQDWIAPDPEVSFPQAELVH